One window of Myxocyprinus asiaticus isolate MX2 ecotype Aquarium Trade chromosome 4, UBuf_Myxa_2, whole genome shotgun sequence genomic DNA carries:
- the LOC127439667 gene encoding protein FAM163B-like yields MTAGTVVITGGILATVILLTIVTVLCYCRLQYYCCKREESEGVEEEADVAEASPSPPRQPNAPESPLSFHHFPEYASSNQLLMTVEPFEHNGPVTYPHYTPRMPYKPNRSYTFCPSCSGYLPLYMSPQDGLRNGGGRISYRTVQQEELDLPMDTPSFHKLNLIRSVTMQEVLTHHSISTDV; encoded by the exons ATGACAGCCGGCACAGTGGTCATCACAGGCGGAATTTTAGCTACAGTCATCTTGCTGACTATTGTTACAGTTTTATGTTACTGTAGACTGCAG TATTACTGCTGTAAAAGAGAGGAGTCGGAGGGGGTGGAGGAGGAGGCTGACGTCGCCGAGGCATCACCAAGTCCACCACGCCAACCAAATGCACCTGAAAGTCCACTGAGTTTTCATCATTTTCCTGAATACGCATCCTCCAATCAGCTGCTAATGACTGTAGAGCCTTTTGAGCACAATGGACCAGTCACCTATCCTCACTACACCCCGCGAATGCCCTATAAGCCCAACCGCTCTTACACTTTCTGCCCCTCCTGTTCCGGGTATCTGCCACTGTATATGAGCCCTCAGGATGGCCTGCGCAATGGAGGTGGTAGGATCAGCTACAGAACTGTGCAGCAGGAGGAGCTAGACCTGCCGATGGACACGCCCAGCTTCCACAAACTCAACCTCATCCGCTCTGTCACCATGCAGGAGGTGCTGACTCATCACAGCATCAGCACTGATGTGTAG